The Ornithodoros turicata isolate Travis chromosome 9, ASM3712646v1, whole genome shotgun sequence genome includes a region encoding these proteins:
- the LOC135369130 gene encoding zinc finger protein ZFP2-like has product MVILQEVAARVAELPTRNYEQIIGVLKQLKTSVEERKQVCLVEIQDGYSPSMGPEHSRTPEHSPGPRESTGLINVKVQPRGTSDQEPSGYTSSKAQFKVSTITTQFKNTSLVVTNGRPTERPPDQSKPCVLANTSKDSPKHHMFAQYHSESEERPTTPPPDAQMGEKGIGCDICSSVPGFLRSGSDENHVSKHTDKKPCKSNLCSAQFRQSTSLRCLKRTHTGKKPRKSDLGIAKFSQIARLRLRKRAHADENRYKCDVCPAQFSRSGHLLYHRRTHTGEKPYKCDVCAARFSQSGNLQRHRRTHTREKPYKCDVCHADFSKSGHLQRHKWTHTGEELYKCDVCPAEFSQRRNLQLHKRTHTGEKPYKCDVCRAEFSRSGNLQRHKWTHTGEELYKCDVCPAEFSQRRNLQLHKRTHTGEKPYKCDVCPAEFRQSGHLQRHKRIHTHTRTGEKPYKCDDNCGREYHGDAVLWSYHKWIDTGEKPYKCDAEFRNSTKLWNHKCRHEGEKPYKCDVSPADFSRNTKFSHSVGLWHHK; this is encoded by the exons ATGGTAATCCTGCAGGAAGTTGCTGCACGGGTAGCCGAGCTCCCAACGAGGAACTATGAGCAAATCATAGGGGTGCTGAAGCAATTGAAGACCAGCgttgaagaaagaaaacaagtcTGCCTAGTTGAAATACAAGACGGCTACTCACCGAGCATGGGCCCTGAACATAGCCGAACACCCGAGCATAGCCCCG GACCAAGAGAAAGCACTGGTTTGATCAACGTAAAGGTCCAGCCCAGAGGCACTTCTGATCAAGAACCTTCAGGTTACACTTCCTCAAAGGCACAGTTCAAGGTCAGCACAATAACCACACAATTCAAGAACACTTCACTAGTCGTTACGAACGGTCGACCGACGGAGCGACCTCCAGACCAGAGCAAGCCATGTGTACTTGCAAATACGTCGAAAGACAGCCCGAAACACCACATGTTTGCACAGTATCACAGTGAGTCTGAAGAGCGTCCCACTACTCCTCCACCGGATGCTCAGATGGGAGAGAAGGGTATTGGGTGCGACATCTGTTCCTCTGTTCCTGGGTTCTTGCGGTCTGGCAGTGACGAGAACCACGTGTCGAAGCATACAGACAAGAAGCCATGCAAGTCCAATCTCTGTTCTGCGCAATTCCGCCAGAGCACGAGCCTGAGGTGTCTGAAGCGAACACATACGGGAAAGAAGCCGCGCAAGAGTGATCTCGGCATTGCGAAGTTCAGCCAGATTGCGCGCCTGCGGCTTCGCAAGCGAGCACACGCGGACGAAAACcgatacaagtgcgatgtctgccctgcgcaGTTCAGCCGGAGCGGCCACCTACTGTATCAcaggcggacacacacgggcgagaagccatacaagtgcgatgtctgcgcGGCAAGGTtcagccagagtgggaacctacagcgtcacaggcggacacacacacgcgagaagccatacaaatgcGATGTCTGCCATGCAGATTTCAGCAAGAGCGGgcacctacagcgtcacaagtggacacacacaggcgaggAACTATataagtgcgatgtctgccctgcggagttcagtcagaGACGGAACCTACAGCtgcacaagcggacgcacacgggcgagaagccatacaagtgcgatgtctgccgtGCAGAGTTCAGCAGGAGCGGGAACCTGCAGCGtcacaagtggacacacacaggcgaggAACTATataagtgcgatgtctgccctgcggagttcagtcagaGACGGAACCTACAGCtgcacaagcggacgcacacgggcgagaagccatacaaatgcGATGTCTGCCCCGCGGAGTTCAGGCAGAGTGGTCACCTGCAGCGTCACAAGcggatacacacacacacacggacgggcgagaagccatacaagtgtgatg ATAATTGTGGTCGTGAGTACCACGGTGATGCTGTGCTATGGTCTTATCACAAGTGGATagacacaggcgagaagccatacaagtgcgatgccgAGTTCAGAAATAGCACGAAGCTGTGGAACCACAAGTGCAGACACgagggcgagaagccatacaagtgcgatgtctctCCTGCAGACTTCAGCCGGAACACGA AATTCAGCCACAGCGTGGGCCTGTGGCATCACAAGTAG